A part of Miscanthus floridulus cultivar M001 chromosome 6, ASM1932011v1, whole genome shotgun sequence genomic DNA contains:
- the LOC136457126 gene encoding glucan endo-1,3-beta-glucosidase GV-like, giving the protein MGGVHGVCYGVLGDNLPSRADVVQLYKSNNIQAMRIYFPDQAALAALRGSGIAVILDVGGVDAVRALASSASAAADWVQANVQAYQRDVLIKYIAVGNEVDPGDGAAGLLLPAMRNVHAALASAGLDGSVKVSTAVKMDAFADTFPPSRGVFAQGYMADVARFLADTGAPLLANVYPYFAYRDDPRNISLEFASFRPGAATVTDGGNGLAYTNLLDAMVDAVYAALEKAGAPGVKVVVSESGWPSAGGFAASVDNARQYNQGVIDHARQGTPRKPGVLETYVFAMFNENQKTGDEIERHFGLFNPDKSPVYPIAFRN; this is encoded by the coding sequence ATGGGAGGTGTGCACGGTGTCTGCTATGGCGTGCTCGGCGACAACCTTCCCTCGCGTGCGGACGTGGTGCAGCTCTACAAGTCCAACAACATCCAGGCCATGCGCATCTACTTCCCGGACCAGGCCGCGCTCGCGGCGCTCCGGGGCAGCGGCATCGCCGTCATCCTCGACGTGGGCGGCGTGGACGCGGTGCGCGCGCTCGCCAGCAGCGCCTCGGCCGCCGCGGACTGGGTCCAGGCCAACGTGCAGGCGTACCAGCGCGACGTCCTCATCAAGTACATCGCCGTCGGCAACGAGGTGGACCCCGGCGACGGCGCCGCGGGGCTGCTCCTCCCGGCCATGCGCAACGTGCACGCCGCTCTGGCGTCCGCGGGGCTCGACGGCAGCGTCAAGGTGtccacggcggtgaagatggacGCGTTCGCCGACACGTTCCCTCCCTCCCGCGGCGTGTTCGCGCAGGGGTACATGGCGGACGTCGCGCGGTTCCTGGCCGACACCGGCGCGCCGCTGCTGGCCAACGTGTACCCGTACTTCGCCTACAGGGACGACCCGCGGAACATCAGCCTCGAGTTCGCGAGCTTCCGGCCCGGGGCGGCCACGGTGACGGACGGCGGCAACGGGCTGGCGTACACGAACCTCCTCGACGCCATGGTGGACGCCGTCTATGCGGCGCTGGAGAAGGCCGGCGCGCCCGGCGTCAAGGTCGTCGTGTCGGAGAGCGGGTGGCCGTCGGCCGGCGGGTTCGCGGCGAGCGTCGACAACGCACGCCAGTACAACCAGGGCGTGATCGACCATGCCCGGCAGGGCACGCCCAGGAAGCCCGGGGTGCTGGAGACGTACGTGTTCGCCATGTTCAACGAGAACCAGAAGACCGGGGACGAGATCGAGAGGCACTTTGGCTTGTTCAACCCGGACAAGTCGCCGGTCTACCCGATCGCCTTCCGAAACTGA
- the LOC136459882 gene encoding serine/threonine-protein kinase TIO isoform X1, with amino-acid sequence MGIEDYHVIDLVGEGSFGKVYKGRRKYTRQTVAMKFILKHGKTDKDIHNLRQEIEILRKLKHENIIEMIDAFETPQEFCVVTEFAQGELFEVLEDDKCLPEEQVQAIAKQLVKALYYLHSNRIIHRDMKPQNILIGKGSIVKLCDFGFARAMSANTVVLRSIKGTPLYMAPELVREQPYNHTADLWSLGVILYELFVGQPPFYTNSVYALIRHIVKDPVKYPDNMSTNFKSFLKGLLNKVPQSRLTWPALLEHPFVKDDSMGSAPESRPAPFEDTQKAEETQTSRNQPSPAGPQSKITATNRENASDKPKGNRKLDGPMQATQDRHGSPAGAIPESCSPSECTALDKLEKASQTVEGAKSIVEDNEALSTILSPIKVWLTNTPSSPRELNIDGANQSLRVIKNLIDAGSCQSYAAIDISLLLEFTNLIIKTKLSNAYGLVVKCLAIARKLLDTSDEVILNSYDRHWLALYELYSQILVSSVDPSGRISRESTACLALMLSRVISGLKASMSSEDPKPVEESLLKVIDHARTSQLLELLCECLIASGSDTISGSTNMVPAACEACKAIWYLAHAVDIMSIGAHHFSFPLANSWRQIHSMQEQGSMADSNSTNLINIFVKSFLASRPMQVAVYHCLHNGLESAIHACLQLISRACLQNVSFCAIMCCPWNSPSDVDAVEYGGDGTIVSDMFSLLSLCGSYLNKESKQNSNQKCKLSNPHALVVHCCLALATIAACLKSEGESSASVILTSSQKKQRSRLSVLAHLSSVDDTVKSCLQPHCASAMLALSSLVSLENGGQTRSSLCETALALFPRMATLHTLLKLWLSDGSEALCRYNAGLLNLFGLRDGSIGLLETRLKWGGPLAIEQACSVGIPQLLIRLLTDGFSKEISDGKDSSTNRSGLSPLGVVWTLSALSQCLPGGVFREILYRREQLKLLTDLLSDTHLKALAAWTGLGGGKRGVRELINSVVDILAFPFVAVQSSPNMPSASASINSGFLLNVASPGGHIGTENKEMLKTIEQNMPQYIQVLLEVGIPGCMLCCLDYVDMEDLGRPLAIVAKMAGYRPLALQLHKEGLLDPSRVAALLEGRIAKETLLDFLMIISDLARMSKDFYVPIDKAGLVGFLKNFLSNGDADIRAKACSAIGNMCRHSSYFYGPLAANKVIHLVVDRCSDPDKRTRKFACFAVGNAAYHNDMLYEELRRSIPQLTTLLLGPEEDKTKGNAAGALSNLVRNSDKLCEDIVSQGAIQALLKMVGSYSTVALSPSRRDALTESPLRIVLFALRKMCDHAICRNFLRSSELLPVIVHLRQSPDPTISEYASAIATRVSQA; translated from the exons ATGGGGATAGAGGATTACCATGTCATCGACCTCGTCGGGGAGGGCTCCTTCGGCAAGGTTTACAAGGGCAGGCGCAAGTACACTCGCCAG ACGGTCGCCATGAAGTTCATTCTTAAGCACGGGAAGACCGATAAGGATATACACAACCTTAGGCAGGAGATTGAG ATCCTAAGGAAACTCAAGCATGAGAACATAATTGAAATGATCGATGCCTTTGAAACCCCTCAGGAGTTTTGCGTTGTCACAGAGTTTGCTCAG GGAGAACTGTTTGAGGTGCTCGAGGATGATAAATGCCTTCCAGAAGAACAAGTTCAGGCTATTGCTAAGCAGCTG GTGAAAGCATTGTATTACTTGCATTCCAATCGAATTATTCACCGGGATATGAAACCTCAGAACATTCTTATCGGGAAAGGATCTATTGTAAAG CTTTGTGACTTTGGGTTTGCTCGTGCTATGTCAGCTAACACTGTTGTATTGCGCTCCATTAAAG GGACACCTTTATATATGGCTCCAGAACTGGTGAGGGAACAGCCATATAACCACACAGCAGATTTATGGTCCCTTGGGGTCATCTT GTATGAACTGTTTGTTGGACAGCCCCCTTTTTATACAAATTCGGTCTATGCACTTATCCGGCACATTGTCAAG GATCCTGTAAAATATCCAGATAATATGAGCACAAACTTTAAGAGCTTCCTGAAGGGTTTACTCAACAAG GTGCCTCAAAGTAGATTAACCTGGCCAGCATTGTTGGAGCACCCATTTGTCAAAGATGATTCAATGGGATCGGCACCT GAGTCTCGACCTGCACCTTTTGAAGATACTCAGAAAGCAGAAGAAACACAAACATCAAGGAACCAACCTTCCCCAGCTGGCCCCCAAA GTAAAATTACTGCTACCAATAGGGAAAATGCTTCCGATAAACCTAAAGGTAACAGAAAACTGGATGGCCCTATGCAAGCAACTCAGGACCGTCATGGTTCACCTGCTGGTGCTATTCCTGAAAGCTGCTCTCCCTCAG AGTGTACTGCTTTGGATAAACTGGAAAAAGCCTCACAAACAGTAGAAGGTGCAAAGAGCATTGTTGAAGATAATGAAGCACTGTCAACCATTCTCAGCCCTATCAAAGTTTGGCTTACTAATACTCCAAGTTCACCCAG GGAACTGAACATTGATGGAGCAAATCAGTCACTCAGAGTTATTAAAAATTTGATTGATGCCGGGTCATGCCAATCTTATGCCGCAATTGACATAAGTCTGCTTCTCGAGTTTACAAATCTCATTATCAAAACTAAGCTTTCAAATGCTTATGGACTTGTGGTGAAG TGCCTGGCAATTGCACGGAAACTACTTGATACAAGTGATGAAGTTATTTTAAATTCTTATGACAGACACTGGTTAGCCCTATATGAGCTTTATTCACAG ATCCTGGTTTCTTCAGTGGATCCATCTGGAAGAATATCTCGTGAGTCAACTGCCTGCCTTGCTTTGATGTTATCTCGGGTTATCTCTGGGTTGAAAGCAAGCATGTCATCTGAAGACCCAAAGCCAGTGGAAGAAAGTCTCCTCAAGGTCATTGATCACGCGAGGACGTCACAACTACTTGAACTCTTGTGTGAATGTCTGATAGCTTCGGGTTCAGACACAATATCAGGTTCTACGAACATGGTGCCTGCTGCTTGTGAGGCATGCAAGGCTATTTGGTACCTAGCCCATGCTGTTGACATTATGTCCATCGGTGCACACCATTTTTCATTTCCCTTAGCTAATTCATGGCGACAAATACACTCAATGCAAGAGCAAGGTTCAATGGCAGATTCAAACTCTACCAATTTGATTAACATATTTGTCAAATCATTTCTCGCCTCACGACCAATGCAGGTTGCAGTTTACCACTGCTTGCATAATGGTCTAGAATCAGCTATTCATGCTTGTCTTCAG CTTATCTCAAGGGCCTGTCTGCAGAATGTGTCTTTCTGTGCCATTATGTGTTGTCCATGGAATTCACCATCTGATGTTGATGCAGTAGAATATGGTGGAGATGGAACAATAGTATCTGACATGTTTTCCTTATTGTCACTGTGTGGATCATATTTAAACAAGGAATCCAAGCAGAATAGCAATCAGAAATGCAAACTATCCAACCCTCATGCTCTTGTAGTGCACTGCTGCCTTGCATTAGCGACAATAGCTGCATGTTTGAAATCAGAGGGAGAGTCTTCAGCATCAGTTATCCTAACAAGTTCCCAGAAAAAACAGCGGTCCCGGCTCTCAGTTCTTGCACACTTATCATCAGTTGATGATACAGTGAAGAGTTGCCTGCAGCCACACTGTGCATCAGCAATGCTTGCGCTCTCATCACTTGTTTCTCTTGAAAATGGCGGACAAACCAGATCTTCTCTTTGTGAAACCGCCCTTGCTTTGTTTCCTCGTATGGCAACACTGCATACTCTGCTGAAGCTTTGGTTGTCTGATGGAAGCGAAGCACTCTGTCGATATAATGCTGGTCTTCTGAATCTTTTTGGACTCCGCGATGGAAGTATTGGATTGCTAGAGACAAGGTTGAAATGGGGCGGGCCATTGGCCATTGAACAAGCCTGCTCAGTTGGCATCCCACAGCTCCTAATTCGCTTGCTTACTGATGGTTTCTCAAAAGAGATATCTGATGGGAAAGATAGTTCAACAAACCGCAGTGGGTTGTCTCCATTGGGAGTTGTCTGGACTCTTTCTGCTTTATCTCAATGCCTTCCTGGTGGAGTTTTCCGTGAAATTTTGTATAGAAGGGAACAATTAAAGCTCTTAACTGACTTGTTGTCTGATACACACCTTAAGGCATTGGCAGCCTGGACAGGTCTTGGTGGTGGGAAGAGGGGAGTTCgggaactgataaactcagttgTTGATATCTTGGCATTTCCATTTGTTGCAGTGCAGAGTTCTCCAAACATGCCGTCAGCATCTGCATCCATCAATAGTGGCTTCCTGCTTAATGTTGCATCACCTGGTGGGCACATTGGTACTGAGAATAAGGAAATGCTCAAAACTATCGAGCAAAACATGCCTCAGTACATTCAAGTTCTACTAGAG GTTGGCATTCCTGGATGTATGCTGTGCTGTCTTGACTATGTCGACATGGAAGATCTAGGTAGGCCCTTGGCCATTGTGGCCAAAATGGCAGGCTACAGGCCACTTGCTTTGCAGCTTCATAAAGAAGGTCTTCTAGATCCAAGTAGAGTAGCAGCATTACTGGAGGGTCGTATAGCAAAGGAGACTttgcttgatttcctcatgattATTTCTGACCTTGCTCGCATGTCAAAG GACTTTTATGTACCCATTGATAAAGCTGGACTTGTTGGATTTTTGAAGAACTTCTTATCAAATGGAGACGCTGATATAAGGGCAAAAGCTTGCAGTGCCATTGGCAACATGTGCCGCCATAGCTCCTACTTTTATGGCCCACTT GCAGCAAATAAGGTGATCCATCTCGTGGTTGACAGGTGTTCTGATCCTGACAAGCGCACGCGAAAGTTTGCATGTTTTGCT GTTGGCAATGCTGCTTATCATAATGATATGCTGTATGAAGAATTGAGACGGTCCATACCTCAACTCACCACTTTACTACTTGGTCCTGAGGAGGATAAAACCAAAGGCAACGCTGCAGGCGCGCTCAGTAATCTAGTGAGGAACTCTGACAAACTTTGCGAAGACATTGTCTCCCAAGGTGCAATTCAG GCGCTGCTGAAGATGGTCGGCAGTTACTCTACCGTTGCCCTGAGCCCCAGCAGACGAGATGCTCTAACTGAATCGCCGCTAAGAATTGTGCTCTTCGCCCTGCGCAAGATGTGCGACCACGCCATCTGCAGGAACTTTCTCCGGTCTTCAGAGCTGCTCCCGGTCATCGTCCACCTGCGGCAGTCACCTGATCCAACGATCTCCGAGTATGCTTCTGCCATCGCGACTAGAGTGAGCCAGGCCTGA
- the LOC136459882 gene encoding serine/threonine-protein kinase TIO isoform X2, which produces MAPELVREQPYNHTADLWSLGVILYELFVGQPPFYTNSVYALIRHIVKDPVKYPDNMSTNFKSFLKGLLNKVPQSRLTWPALLEHPFVKDDSMGSAPESRPAPFEDTQKAEETQTSRNQPSPAGPQSKITATNRENASDKPKGNRKLDGPMQATQDRHGSPAGAIPESCSPSECTALDKLEKASQTVEGAKSIVEDNEALSTILSPIKVWLTNTPSSPRELNIDGANQSLRVIKNLIDAGSCQSYAAIDISLLLEFTNLIIKTKLSNAYGLVVKCLAIARKLLDTSDEVILNSYDRHWLALYELYSQILVSSVDPSGRISRESTACLALMLSRVISGLKASMSSEDPKPVEESLLKVIDHARTSQLLELLCECLIASGSDTISGSTNMVPAACEACKAIWYLAHAVDIMSIGAHHFSFPLANSWRQIHSMQEQGSMADSNSTNLINIFVKSFLASRPMQVAVYHCLHNGLESAIHACLQLISRACLQNVSFCAIMCCPWNSPSDVDAVEYGGDGTIVSDMFSLLSLCGSYLNKESKQNSNQKCKLSNPHALVVHCCLALATIAACLKSEGESSASVILTSSQKKQRSRLSVLAHLSSVDDTVKSCLQPHCASAMLALSSLVSLENGGQTRSSLCETALALFPRMATLHTLLKLWLSDGSEALCRYNAGLLNLFGLRDGSIGLLETRLKWGGPLAIEQACSVGIPQLLIRLLTDGFSKEISDGKDSSTNRSGLSPLGVVWTLSALSQCLPGGVFREILYRREQLKLLTDLLSDTHLKALAAWTGLGGGKRGVRELINSVVDILAFPFVAVQSSPNMPSASASINSGFLLNVASPGGHIGTENKEMLKTIEQNMPQYIQVLLEVGIPGCMLCCLDYVDMEDLGRPLAIVAKMAGYRPLALQLHKEGLLDPSRVAALLEGRIAKETLLDFLMIISDLARMSKDFYVPIDKAGLVGFLKNFLSNGDADIRAKACSAIGNMCRHSSYFYGPLAANKVIHLVVDRCSDPDKRTRKFACFAVGNAAYHNDMLYEELRRSIPQLTTLLLGPEEDKTKGNAAGALSNLVRNSDKLCEDIVSQGAIQALLKMVGSYSTVALSPSRRDALTESPLRIVLFALRKMCDHAICRNFLRSSELLPVIVHLRQSPDPTISEYASAIATRVSQA; this is translated from the exons ATGGCTCCAGAACTGGTGAGGGAACAGCCATATAACCACACAGCAGATTTATGGTCCCTTGGGGTCATCTT GTATGAACTGTTTGTTGGACAGCCCCCTTTTTATACAAATTCGGTCTATGCACTTATCCGGCACATTGTCAAG GATCCTGTAAAATATCCAGATAATATGAGCACAAACTTTAAGAGCTTCCTGAAGGGTTTACTCAACAAG GTGCCTCAAAGTAGATTAACCTGGCCAGCATTGTTGGAGCACCCATTTGTCAAAGATGATTCAATGGGATCGGCACCT GAGTCTCGACCTGCACCTTTTGAAGATACTCAGAAAGCAGAAGAAACACAAACATCAAGGAACCAACCTTCCCCAGCTGGCCCCCAAA GTAAAATTACTGCTACCAATAGGGAAAATGCTTCCGATAAACCTAAAGGTAACAGAAAACTGGATGGCCCTATGCAAGCAACTCAGGACCGTCATGGTTCACCTGCTGGTGCTATTCCTGAAAGCTGCTCTCCCTCAG AGTGTACTGCTTTGGATAAACTGGAAAAAGCCTCACAAACAGTAGAAGGTGCAAAGAGCATTGTTGAAGATAATGAAGCACTGTCAACCATTCTCAGCCCTATCAAAGTTTGGCTTACTAATACTCCAAGTTCACCCAG GGAACTGAACATTGATGGAGCAAATCAGTCACTCAGAGTTATTAAAAATTTGATTGATGCCGGGTCATGCCAATCTTATGCCGCAATTGACATAAGTCTGCTTCTCGAGTTTACAAATCTCATTATCAAAACTAAGCTTTCAAATGCTTATGGACTTGTGGTGAAG TGCCTGGCAATTGCACGGAAACTACTTGATACAAGTGATGAAGTTATTTTAAATTCTTATGACAGACACTGGTTAGCCCTATATGAGCTTTATTCACAG ATCCTGGTTTCTTCAGTGGATCCATCTGGAAGAATATCTCGTGAGTCAACTGCCTGCCTTGCTTTGATGTTATCTCGGGTTATCTCTGGGTTGAAAGCAAGCATGTCATCTGAAGACCCAAAGCCAGTGGAAGAAAGTCTCCTCAAGGTCATTGATCACGCGAGGACGTCACAACTACTTGAACTCTTGTGTGAATGTCTGATAGCTTCGGGTTCAGACACAATATCAGGTTCTACGAACATGGTGCCTGCTGCTTGTGAGGCATGCAAGGCTATTTGGTACCTAGCCCATGCTGTTGACATTATGTCCATCGGTGCACACCATTTTTCATTTCCCTTAGCTAATTCATGGCGACAAATACACTCAATGCAAGAGCAAGGTTCAATGGCAGATTCAAACTCTACCAATTTGATTAACATATTTGTCAAATCATTTCTCGCCTCACGACCAATGCAGGTTGCAGTTTACCACTGCTTGCATAATGGTCTAGAATCAGCTATTCATGCTTGTCTTCAG CTTATCTCAAGGGCCTGTCTGCAGAATGTGTCTTTCTGTGCCATTATGTGTTGTCCATGGAATTCACCATCTGATGTTGATGCAGTAGAATATGGTGGAGATGGAACAATAGTATCTGACATGTTTTCCTTATTGTCACTGTGTGGATCATATTTAAACAAGGAATCCAAGCAGAATAGCAATCAGAAATGCAAACTATCCAACCCTCATGCTCTTGTAGTGCACTGCTGCCTTGCATTAGCGACAATAGCTGCATGTTTGAAATCAGAGGGAGAGTCTTCAGCATCAGTTATCCTAACAAGTTCCCAGAAAAAACAGCGGTCCCGGCTCTCAGTTCTTGCACACTTATCATCAGTTGATGATACAGTGAAGAGTTGCCTGCAGCCACACTGTGCATCAGCAATGCTTGCGCTCTCATCACTTGTTTCTCTTGAAAATGGCGGACAAACCAGATCTTCTCTTTGTGAAACCGCCCTTGCTTTGTTTCCTCGTATGGCAACACTGCATACTCTGCTGAAGCTTTGGTTGTCTGATGGAAGCGAAGCACTCTGTCGATATAATGCTGGTCTTCTGAATCTTTTTGGACTCCGCGATGGAAGTATTGGATTGCTAGAGACAAGGTTGAAATGGGGCGGGCCATTGGCCATTGAACAAGCCTGCTCAGTTGGCATCCCACAGCTCCTAATTCGCTTGCTTACTGATGGTTTCTCAAAAGAGATATCTGATGGGAAAGATAGTTCAACAAACCGCAGTGGGTTGTCTCCATTGGGAGTTGTCTGGACTCTTTCTGCTTTATCTCAATGCCTTCCTGGTGGAGTTTTCCGTGAAATTTTGTATAGAAGGGAACAATTAAAGCTCTTAACTGACTTGTTGTCTGATACACACCTTAAGGCATTGGCAGCCTGGACAGGTCTTGGTGGTGGGAAGAGGGGAGTTCgggaactgataaactcagttgTTGATATCTTGGCATTTCCATTTGTTGCAGTGCAGAGTTCTCCAAACATGCCGTCAGCATCTGCATCCATCAATAGTGGCTTCCTGCTTAATGTTGCATCACCTGGTGGGCACATTGGTACTGAGAATAAGGAAATGCTCAAAACTATCGAGCAAAACATGCCTCAGTACATTCAAGTTCTACTAGAG GTTGGCATTCCTGGATGTATGCTGTGCTGTCTTGACTATGTCGACATGGAAGATCTAGGTAGGCCCTTGGCCATTGTGGCCAAAATGGCAGGCTACAGGCCACTTGCTTTGCAGCTTCATAAAGAAGGTCTTCTAGATCCAAGTAGAGTAGCAGCATTACTGGAGGGTCGTATAGCAAAGGAGACTttgcttgatttcctcatgattATTTCTGACCTTGCTCGCATGTCAAAG GACTTTTATGTACCCATTGATAAAGCTGGACTTGTTGGATTTTTGAAGAACTTCTTATCAAATGGAGACGCTGATATAAGGGCAAAAGCTTGCAGTGCCATTGGCAACATGTGCCGCCATAGCTCCTACTTTTATGGCCCACTT GCAGCAAATAAGGTGATCCATCTCGTGGTTGACAGGTGTTCTGATCCTGACAAGCGCACGCGAAAGTTTGCATGTTTTGCT GTTGGCAATGCTGCTTATCATAATGATATGCTGTATGAAGAATTGAGACGGTCCATACCTCAACTCACCACTTTACTACTTGGTCCTGAGGAGGATAAAACCAAAGGCAACGCTGCAGGCGCGCTCAGTAATCTAGTGAGGAACTCTGACAAACTTTGCGAAGACATTGTCTCCCAAGGTGCAATTCAG GCGCTGCTGAAGATGGTCGGCAGTTACTCTACCGTTGCCCTGAGCCCCAGCAGACGAGATGCTCTAACTGAATCGCCGCTAAGAATTGTGCTCTTCGCCCTGCGCAAGATGTGCGACCACGCCATCTGCAGGAACTTTCTCCGGTCTTCAGAGCTGCTCCCGGTCATCGTCCACCTGCGGCAGTCACCTGATCCAACGATCTCCGAGTATGCTTCTGCCATCGCGACTAGAGTGAGCCAGGCCTGA